A stretch of DNA from Yoonia sp. G8-12:
GCGGCAGCAAGGATTGCCCGTCAGAGGCGCGCCCCATCCCAAGATGGGTCAAACTTTCGATCGTCAGCATTTATTCCGCCGCATCTTTCACATTGATGAACCCACCGGATTGGCGGTTCCAATAGCGCGCATATAGCCCGCCTTGGGCAAGCAGCACGTCATGGGTTCCTTGTTCGACAATGCGCCCTGCGTCAAGCACGACAATACGGTCCATGCGCGCCAAAGTAGACAGGCGGTGCGCGATGGCGATGACGGTCTTGCCGTCCATAATAGACTCTAACGCGCCTTGAATCGATGCTTCCACTTCGGAATCCAACGCGCTTGTCGCCTCATCCAGCACAAGGATCGGTGCATCTTTCAGAATAGCGCGCGCAATCGCGATGCGCTGGCGTTGACCACCCGAGAGCTTGACCCCGCGTTCGCCCAAGTGGGCATCATAGCCAGTGCGCCCTTTGTGATCTTTCAGCGTCAGGATAAACTCATGCGCCTCGGCCTGCTTGGCCGCCGCTTCAATTTCATCCTGCGTCGCGTCCGGTTTGCCGTATTTTATATTGTCGCGGGCCGAGCGGTTAAACATCGCAGTTTCCTGCGTGACCATCGCGATCTGGCGGCGCAGGCTTTCTTGGGTCACATCGCGCAGATCGGCACCATCGATTTCAATCTTGCCTGCCTCGGCATCATAAAGCCGCAGCAAAAGCGCGACCAAAGTGGATTTTCCCGCACCAGAAGCACCGACCAACCCCAGCTTTTCACCAGGTGCCACATGCAGCGAAACACCATCCAGCCCACCCGGGCCGCCGCCATAGCTAAACGACACGTGATCCAATGTAATCGCACCATGTTTGGCGGACAGCACGGTGGCGTCATGCGCATCTGTCAGCGTATGGGCAGGGCTCAGCGTGATCATCGCATCCTCAACCTCGCCCACATTGGCGTACATGCCCATCAACGTGAAACTAACCCAACCGGTCATTTGCGACAGTCGCAGCGAAATTGCACCGGCGGCGGCAATATCACCGGCAGACGCGGCGCCTGTACTCCAGAAATACAGGGTCATGCCCACCAAAAGCACCGGCAACAGCCCGCCCAGCGCCATTAGCCAAAACCGGAACGACGCGGACATCCAGCCATAGCGCACCGCCGTGCCCCAATAGTTCTCCATTGCGTCAATCGCGGCACGGTCTTCGTGATCGTCATGAGCGAAAAGCTTGACCGTTTTGATGTTTGTGATCGTATCCACCACCTGCCCCGTGACCATCGCCCGCGTCGCCGCCCGCGCCTTGGACCGTTCGCGAATGCGCGGCATGAAGAAACGGATCAGCCAGATATAGGACACTGCCCAGATCGCCAACAGCAGCGCGGAGCGGGCATCAATCGTGAAGAGCAGAATGATAGACCCCACCAAGGATGCCAAAGCAAAGGCCACCGTGTGGATCATATCGACAATCAGATCGGTTGTCGCCCGCGCCGCCTGCATCTGTTTTTGCGCAATCCGTCCGGCGAAATCATCGTCAAAGAATGTCACCGATTGCCCCAGCGAGTGGCGATGCAAGCGAGACAGGATCAGGTTGCCCAAAGACGGGCCGACGACCACGGCCTGCATCACGCCAGAAACACCAAGGACAATAGGGCGCAGCACGACAAAGAAAGCCGTCACCCCAAGCAGCAAGATCACGTTTTCTGTGAAATACCCCTCGCCCGAAGAATTGAGCGCTGCATCAATCACCCAACCAAGCATGAGGGCGGTGGCGACCTCCAAAGTTCCCGCCAAAGCAGACACTAATCCAGCCCAAAGCGTGATTTTTGTGCTGCCCTTCAGGCACCAGCGCAGGAACGCCATCAGTGTCTGTGGGGGTGGGCCTTCGGCGGGTTCAAAAGGGTCGATCCAGCGTTCTGGGGTCATTGCGTTTCCTGTTCGGACTGTCCCAGAAAGCCCCCTGATTGGCGCGCCCAGAACCGTGCGTATTGTCCATTTGCCGCTAGCAATGCATCATGCGTGCCATCTTCGATGATCCGCCCGTGATCCATCACGATGATCCGGTCCATCTGGGCAATCGTCGACAAACGGTGTGCGATGGCGATGACGGTCTTGCCTTCCATCATGCCGTAGAGTGTCTGCTGAATTGCGGCTTCGACCTCACTATCTAGCGCACTCGTCGCTTCGTCCAACAGCAGAATAGGCGCATCTTTCAAAATGACCCGCGCAAGGCTGATCCGCTGCCGCTGCCCACCCGAGAGTTTGACCCCGCGTTCACCAACGCGCGCATCATATCCGGTGTTGCCCTCACTATCCTCGAGCCCAAGAATAAACTCATGCGCTTCAGCCTTGCGCGCAGCGGCGACCACAGCGTCCTCACTCGCGGCGGGGTTACCGTAAAGGATATTTTCCCGCACCGACCGATGCAAAAGCGCGCTGTCTTGTTGGACCATACCAATCGCGCTGCGCAGGCTGTCTTGGGTCGCGAATTTGATATCTTGCCCATCAATCAGGATCTGACCCTGTTCCACATCGTAAAACCGTAGCAACAGTTTCACGAGCGTTGATTTGCCTGCACCTGATTGCCCGACAAGACCCACTTTTTCACCAGCAGCGATGGACAGTTTTACATGATCCAGACCGCCGGTTTTCTTGCCGTAATGATGGGATAGATCGCGCACCTCGACCGCACCGGATTTGATATCCAAAGCCGTAGCATCAGGTTGGTCTACCAAGGTGACAGGCTGCGCGATGGTCAGCATCCCTTCCTTCACAACGCCCAATTCGCGAAAGAAATCAGTCATGGCCCACATGATCCAACCCGACATCGCATTCAAACGCAACGCCAGCGAAGTCGCGACCGCAACCACACCAACAGACGCCATGCCCTGCATCCAAAGCCAGATGGACCATCCAACAACACCGACAACCAAGACACCGTTCAACAGCATCAGCCCCGCGTCCATCGTTGTATATAGCCGCATTTCGATCTGGAAAGTACGTCGCGCTTCTTCAATCGCCTCTTTGGCGTAATCAATTTCGCGGTCATGGTGCGCGAACATTTTGACTGCGTGAATGTTGGTATAGCTGTCCACAACACGCCCTGTCACCGCACTGCGGGCATTTGATGCCGCCTCAGACGCGGGCGTGATACGGCGGATGACCCAGCGCAGCAGGAAAAGATAGGGCGCCAACCAAAGCATCAGCGGCACCAACAGCCGCAAATCCGCCTGCCCCAGCAATACGGCGGCGGCGATGATATAGGCCACGGCAAACGCCAGCGCATCAAAGAGCTGGAACACAACAGACCCTGCCGCTGGCGGAGTTTGCATGATGCGGTTCGCGATCCGGCCTGCAAAATCATCCTCAAACCAACCCACGGATTGGCGCAGCACATGGCGGTGCGCCCGCCAGCGGACCAGCGTGCCAAAATTTGGCAGGATCGTGTTGTTCAACAGCAAAATCTGCAACATGTGGAACGCGGGGCGGATGGTCAGTATCAGGAATGCGACCAGAAGAAACTCGTCGCCATTTTCGGCCCAAACCTGCGCCGGGGCGCCACCTGTCAGGATATCAACAAGGCGGCCCAGATAGCTAAGCAACCAGATTTCGATGATCGCGATGATGACAGCAGAGATACCCGTGACCCAGAACACCTTTTTGAACGGCTCTGCGTAAGCACGCAGAAACGGGTAAAGCCGCTTGGGCGGCGTGTCGCTCTCCTTGTAGGGCACATAGGGATCGACAAGACCTTCGAACCAACGAAACACGGGGGTCTGCCTTTCAGAAATAGATGTCTGCTATAGCAAAGCTTATCTCAGAGAAAAAGCAGGACTGAAAAACCGATCAAAGCCAGCGCCATAATGCGCATAAAGACGCGCCAAGCCGTTGCATTCATCAAAATGTAGGACAGTAAACTACCCGCCGTGGCCCAGAAAATGCAAACGCCAAGGTTAAGGGTTGAAAAGGTCGTGGCCAAAGTCATCGCTTGCTGCACGGGGGCCAGCGTTGCGACATATGCGGTCGCACTTAAGGCGACGGCCCAGACCTTGGGGTTCACCCATTGGAACAAAACGGCCTGAAGGAATGTAAAGGGTTTGTCTGTCTCTCTCTTCTTCGCAGGATCAGCACGCCACAGATTATAGGCCATCCACAGAATCCAAAGGCCTGCAATCACCTTAAGCACCCCGCCCAGCGCAGGATGCGCAGCAATCAATGCACCAATGCCGATGCCGGTGACAGCGGCAATGATGCCAACGCCAAGAGCCACGCCAGTGATATGTGGCAGGGTTCTCTGAAACCCGAACCGCGCACCGGAGGTGGTGATCAAGATCACATTTGGCCCGGGCGAGAAGAGACCGAAAAAGACAAAACCGATGAGGGGCAGTAACTCAGCCAAGCAGGTCTGCTTT
This window harbors:
- a CDS encoding ABC transporter ATP-binding protein — its product is MTPERWIDPFEPAEGPPPQTLMAFLRWCLKGSTKITLWAGLVSALAGTLEVATALMLGWVIDAALNSSGEGYFTENVILLLGVTAFFVVLRPIVLGVSGVMQAVVVGPSLGNLILSRLHRHSLGQSVTFFDDDFAGRIAQKQMQAARATTDLIVDMIHTVAFALASLVGSIILLFTIDARSALLLAIWAVSYIWLIRFFMPRIRERSKARAATRAMVTGQVVDTITNIKTVKLFAHDDHEDRAAIDAMENYWGTAVRYGWMSASFRFWLMALGGLLPVLLVGMTLYFWSTGAASAGDIAAAGAISLRLSQMTGWVSFTLMGMYANVGEVEDAMITLSPAHTLTDAHDATVLSAKHGAITLDHVSFSYGGGPGGLDGVSLHVAPGEKLGLVGASGAGKSTLVALLLRLYDAEAGKIEIDGADLRDVTQESLRRQIAMVTQETAMFNRSARDNIKYGKPDATQDEIEAAAKQAEAHEFILTLKDHKGRTGYDAHLGERGVKLSGGQRQRIAIARAILKDAPILVLDEATSALDSEVEASIQGALESIMDGKTVIAIAHRLSTLARMDRIVVLDAGRIVEQGTHDVLLAQGGLYARYWNRQSGGFINVKDAAE
- a CDS encoding ABC transporter ATP-binding protein gives rise to the protein MFRWFEGLVDPYVPYKESDTPPKRLYPFLRAYAEPFKKVFWVTGISAVIIAIIEIWLLSYLGRLVDILTGGAPAQVWAENGDEFLLVAFLILTIRPAFHMLQILLLNNTILPNFGTLVRWRAHRHVLRQSVGWFEDDFAGRIANRIMQTPPAAGSVVFQLFDALAFAVAYIIAAAVLLGQADLRLLVPLMLWLAPYLFLLRWVIRRITPASEAASNARSAVTGRVVDSYTNIHAVKMFAHHDREIDYAKEAIEEARRTFQIEMRLYTTMDAGLMLLNGVLVVGVVGWSIWLWMQGMASVGVVAVATSLALRLNAMSGWIMWAMTDFFRELGVVKEGMLTIAQPVTLVDQPDATALDIKSGAVEVRDLSHHYGKKTGGLDHVKLSIAAGEKVGLVGQSGAGKSTLVKLLLRFYDVEQGQILIDGQDIKFATQDSLRSAIGMVQQDSALLHRSVRENILYGNPAASEDAVVAAARKAEAHEFILGLEDSEGNTGYDARVGERGVKLSGGQRQRISLARVILKDAPILLLDEATSALDSEVEAAIQQTLYGMMEGKTVIAIAHRLSTIAQMDRIIVMDHGRIIEDGTHDALLAANGQYARFWARQSGGFLGQSEQETQ
- a CDS encoding LysE family translocator; translation: MAELLPLIGFVFFGLFSPGPNVILITTSGARFGFQRTLPHITGVALGVGIIAAVTGIGIGALIAAHPALGGVLKVIAGLWILWMAYNLWRADPAKKRETDKPFTFLQAVLFQWVNPKVWAVALSATAYVATLAPVQQAMTLATTFSTLNLGVCIFWATAGSLLSYILMNATAWRVFMRIMALALIGFSVLLFL